One segment of Strix aluco isolate bStrAlu1 chromosome 4, bStrAlu1.hap1, whole genome shotgun sequence DNA contains the following:
- the LGMN gene encoding legumain, with the protein MILEAVVLLGCALGISTFPMEEPEDGGKHWVVLVAGSNGWYNYRHQADVCHAYQIVHRNGIPDEQIIVMMYDDIADNDENPTKGIVINRPNGTDVYAGVPKDYTKEDVTPKNFLAILRGDVEAMKGVGSGKVLKSGPKDHVFVYFTDHGAPGLLAFPDDDLHVRDLNKTISYMYRHKKYQKMVFYIEACESGSMMNHLADNINVYATTAANPRESSYACYYDDERQTYLGDWYSVNWMEDSDIEDLRKETLHKQFQLVKKRTNTSHVMQYGNRSISSMKVMQFQGMGKKAIPISLPPVEHYDLTPSPDVPFAIMKRKLMAANDVYEAKNIAAEMKTHLEVKEFIQESMRKIITLVTGSKEQTNQILSDRLTISNYDCYQSAVNHFKAHCFNWHLPLYEYALRQLYALVNVCEGGYPIDRICLAMDQVCLGY; encoded by the exons ATGATATTGGAAGCAGTtgtgctgctgggctgtgctctgggCATCAGCACATTCCCCATGGAAGAACCTGAAGATGGAGGCAAGCACTGGGTGGTGCTTGTTGCAGGTTCAAATGGCTGGTACAACTATCGACACCAG GCAGACGTGTGCCATGCGTACCAGATTGTACACCGAAATGGAATTCCAGATGAACAGATCATTGTCATGATGTATGATGACATTGCTGATAATGATGA AAATCCGACAAAAGGCATTGTCATCAATAGACCTAATGGCACAGATGTGTATGCTGGGGTGCCCAAGGACTATACAAAGGAG GATGTTACTCCAAAGAATTTTCTTGCTATTCTCAGAGGAGATGTGGAAGCAATGAAGGGGGTGGGATCAGGAAAAGTCTTGAAAAG TGGTCCCAAGGATCATGTGTTTGTTTATTTCACTGACCACGGAGCTCCAGGACTTCTGGCTTTTCCTGATGACGAT CTTCATGTGAGGGACTTGAATAAGACTATTTCGTACATGTATCGTCACAAAAAATACCAGAAG ATGGTGTTTTACATTGAAGCATGCGAGTCTGGATCTATGATGAATCATTTGGCTGATAATATCAATG TTTATGCAACAACAGCTGCCAATCCCAGAGAGTCATCTTATGCATGTTACTATGATGATGAAAGGCAGACTTATCTTGGGGACTGGTACAGTGTGAATTGGATGGAAGATTCAGATATA GAGGATCTAAGAAAAGAAACACTCCACAAGCAGTTTCAGCTGGTGAAGAAACGCACCAACACCAGCCATGTGATGCAGTATGGAAACAGA AGTATCTCCTCCATGAAAGTGATGCAGTTTCAGGGCATGGGGAAGAAAGCTATACCCATTTCTCTGCCACCTGTAGAACACTATGACCTGACACCTAGTCCTGATGTGCCTTTTGCAATCATGAAACGAAAGCTGATGGCTGCCAATGACGTTTATGAGGCTAAGAATATTGCTGCAGAGATGAAAACACACCTGGAg GTGAAAGAATTTATCCAAGAATCCATGCGAAAGATAATCACCTTGGTAACAGGATCAAAAGAACAGACCAACCAAATTCTGTCAGACAGACTGACCATCAGCAATTATGACTGCTACCAGTCAGCGGTGAACCACTTCAAAGCTCATTGCTTCAACTGGCACTTGCCCTTG TATGAGTATGCACTGAGACAGCTGTATGCCTTGGTCAACGTTTGTGAAGGAGGATACCCCATTGACAG AATATGCCTGGCCATGGATCAAGTGTGCCTTGGGTATTGA